A single genomic interval of Pyrus communis chromosome 5, drPyrComm1.1, whole genome shotgun sequence harbors:
- the LOC137735556 gene encoding GDSL esterase/lipase At4g01130-like, with translation MSPCVPKICVLHKILIVWMTVVATLSCLGHSKCEFEGIFNFGDSNSDTGGFWAAFPAQSGPNGMTYFKRPVGRATDGRLIVDFLAQALGLPFISPYLKSIGSDYKHGANYATLASTVLLPNTSLFVTGISPFSLAIQLNQMKAFKTQVEEFHHSSNQQELKRLPSLDIFGKSLYTFYIGQNDFTSNLAAIGVGGVKQYLPQVVSLIAGTIKELYALGGRAFLVLNLAPVGCYPSFLAGLPPSELDAFGCSIAYNNAVVDYNKLLKKALSQTRGSLPNGSLIYVDTSSVLLELFRHPTSHGLKYGTKSCCGHGGGAHNFDPQVFCGNTKVINGRPVTATACSDPYNYVSWDGVHATEAANKLTTLAILNGTFSDPPFPFEQFCDLHSIA, from the exons ATGAGCCCGTGTGTACCAAAAATTTGTGTCCTCCACAAGATTTTAATCGTATGGATGACAGTGGTGGCAACTTTGAGTTGTTTAGGTCACTCTAAATGTGAATTCGAgggaattttcaattttggagaTTCGAACTCAGATACAGGGGGATTTTGGGCAGCTTTTCCGGCGCAATCTGGACCCAATGGCATGACATACTTCAAGAGACCTGTTGGTCGGGCTACAGATGGGAGGCTCATTGTTGATTTTCTAG CTCAAGCTCTAGGGTTACCATTTATAAGTCCATACCTGAAATCAATTGGATCTGATTATAAACACGGGGCAAACTATGCAACACTAGCATCCACTGTGCTTTTGCCAAACACTTCCTTGTTTGTCACTGGAATCAGCCCATTCTCTCTGGCCATCCAGCTCAACCAAATGAAGGCATTCAAGACCCAAGTTGAAGAGTTTCACCACTCCTCGAATCAACAAG AACTGAAGAGACTTCCCTCCCTGGATATTTTTGGAAAATCACTCTACACATTCTACATTGGCCAAAACGATTTCACCTCCAATTTGGCAGCCATTGGTGTAGGTGGAGTGAAGCAATATCTTCCTCAAGTCGTCTCTCTAATTGCTGGTACCATCAAG GAGCTATATGCATTAGGAGGGCGTGCATTTCTGGTACTTAATCTGGCACCTGTGGGTTGTTATCCATCATTTTTGGCGGGGCTTCCTCCTTCTGAACTCGACGCATTTGGATGCTCAATTGCTTACAACAACGCAGTCGTGGACTACAACAAGTTGTTGAAGAAGGCACTTAGCCAAACTAGAGGCTCCCTCCCAAATGGTTCCCTCATATATGTGGATACCTCCTCTGTTTTGCTTGAGCTCTTTAGGCATCCCACATCTCATG GCTTGAAGTATGGTACAAAATCATGTTGTGGGCATGGTGGTGGTGCCCATAATTTTGACCCCCAAGTTTTTTGTGGAAATACAAAGGTGATCAATGGGAGACCTGTGACTGCAACTGCTTGTAGTGACCCTTACAACTATGTGAGCTGGGATGGAGTCCATGCCACAGAAGCTGCAAACAAGCTAACAACATTGGCTATCCTCAACGGCACTTTCTCAGACCCTCCCTTTCCCTTTGAGCAGTTCTGTGACCTCCACAGTATCGCCTGA